From Proteiniborus sp. DW1, one genomic window encodes:
- the pseI gene encoding pseudaminic acid synthase, with protein MQKELAVANRIISENSPTFIIAEISANHLQSFDNAVKIIKEAKKAGVDAVKLQTYTPDTITIDCDNKYFQITQGTIWDGTTLHKLYQEAYTPWEWQPKLKKIAEEEGLICFSSPFDITAVDFLEDMNVPAYKIASFEINDIPFIEYIASKGKPIIMSTGIATLADIEEALSACKRMGNEQVALLKCTSAYPSPMEDINLRVIPNMRDTFGTIVGLSDHTLGHTVALGAVALGAKIVEKHITLSRSDGGPDAKFSMEPDEFKEMVTRIRELEKALGQVTYELTDKQKKSREHSRSLFVVKDIKKGDIFTEENIRSIRPGFGLPTKYTNEIIGKKARHDIQKGTPVDWSLIE; from the coding sequence ATGCAAAAAGAATTGGCAGTAGCAAATAGAATAATTAGCGAAAACTCTCCAACCTTTATAATAGCAGAAATCTCAGCAAACCATCTTCAAAGCTTTGATAACGCAGTTAAAATAATAAAGGAAGCAAAGAAGGCAGGAGTAGATGCTGTTAAATTACAAACTTACACACCAGATACTATAACTATTGACTGTGACAACAAGTATTTTCAGATAACACAAGGCACCATCTGGGATGGAACTACCCTACACAAACTATACCAAGAAGCATATACTCCTTGGGAGTGGCAGCCTAAGTTAAAGAAAATTGCCGAAGAGGAGGGCCTTATCTGTTTCTCATCTCCTTTTGATATCACAGCAGTAGATTTTTTAGAGGATATGAATGTACCAGCATATAAAATAGCTTCCTTTGAGATTAATGACATACCTTTTATCGAATATATAGCATCTAAAGGGAAGCCAATAATCATGTCTACTGGAATAGCTACATTAGCAGACATAGAAGAAGCACTATCAGCTTGTAAAAGGATGGGTAATGAGCAAGTTGCTTTATTAAAATGTACATCAGCATATCCATCTCCAATGGAAGATATTAATTTAAGAGTTATTCCAAATATGAGAGATACTTTTGGTACTATAGTTGGATTATCAGATCATACATTAGGACATACTGTAGCATTAGGCGCAGTAGCATTAGGAGCTAAAATAGTTGAAAAGCACATAACACTAAGTAGGTCTGATGGAGGACCTGATGCTAAATTTTCTATGGAGCCAGATGAGTTTAAAGAAATGGTAACTAGAATTAGAGAATTAGAAAAAGCTCTTGGACAAGTTACATATGAATTGACAGACAAGCAGAAAAAGAGTAGAGAACATTCCAGATCATTATTTGTAGTGAAAGATATTAAAAAGGGAGATATATTTACAGAAGAAAATATTAGAAGCATAAGACCAGGCTTTGGACTACCAACTAAATATACTAACGAAATTATAGGTAAGAAAGCTAGACATGATATACAAAAAGGAACTCCAGTTGATTGGAGCTTAATAGAATGA
- a CDS encoding glycosyltransferase: MKKIIIRTLGGKGIGYGHFYRCLSLAKAIKMLGTQIHINFIINDELVDLIYSSGFDYIVANDLTEDIATLNNINPSLFIFDSYLGTNEYLRNIKEKTKLMLIDDNNDIYDSVIPDIIYNGNIFAEKLVYSETEEQLRLLGPEYLIMKEEYWDNKDNSIPKEGILITTGGTDEHEIAIKLLEAIKGLDIKVKVIIGPGYRDEYIKQIEELKIENVELIYKPSSLKSYISSSKIVVTAGGSTIYEVLSQRSIPVVFSIADNQDLACKTLSHLGVEYMGKYPNIDYSRLAKTIETIEVINAEDKYSSIFKLVNNNGAKLVAKTVLKNI, translated from the coding sequence ATGAAGAAAATTATTATTAGAACATTAGGTGGTAAGGGAATTGGCTATGGACATTTTTATAGATGCTTGTCACTAGCCAAAGCTATAAAGATGTTAGGCACACAAATACACATTAATTTTATAATCAATGATGAATTAGTGGATTTAATATATAGTAGTGGGTTTGACTATATAGTTGCCAATGATTTAACTGAGGATATAGCAACTCTAAACAATATTAACCCAAGTTTATTTATTTTTGATTCATATTTGGGAACAAACGAATACTTGAGAAATATCAAAGAAAAGACTAAATTAATGCTTATTGATGACAATAACGATATCTATGACTCTGTGATACCAGACATTATTTATAATGGGAATATATTTGCCGAAAAGCTAGTGTATAGTGAAACTGAAGAACAATTAAGACTACTAGGACCAGAGTATTTAATAATGAAGGAAGAGTATTGGGATAATAAAGATAATTCTATACCTAAAGAAGGTATTTTAATCACAACTGGTGGTACTGATGAACATGAAATAGCGATTAAATTATTAGAAGCAATTAAGGGCTTAGATATTAAAGTAAAAGTAATTATTGGACCAGGATATAGGGATGAATATATTAAGCAAATTGAGGAGCTAAAAATCGAAAATGTTGAGTTAATTTATAAACCAAGTAGCCTAAAAAGCTACATATCTTCTTCAAAAATTGTAGTTACTGCTGGAGGTAGTACTATTTATGAGGTATTATCACAAAGGAGTATTCCTGTTGTATTTAGTATAGCAGATAATCAGGACTTAGCATGCAAAACTTTAAGCCATTTGGGGGTTGAATATATGGGAAAGTATCCTAATATTGACTATTCTAGATTAGCCAAAACAATTGAAACGATTGAAGTAATAAATGCAGAAGACAAATATAGTAGCATATTTAAATTAGTTAACAATAATGGTGCTAAGCTAGTTGCTAAGACTGTACTTAAAAATATATAA
- a CDS encoding YjfB family protein, with the protein MYMKGADTMDIAAMSTMLSQSSIQQQASLSVLKLSMDSAKVQAQNMAEMLQQSTKAMEMSVNPHLGGKIDIRL; encoded by the coding sequence ATGTACATGAAAGGAGCTGATACTATGGATATAGCTGCAATGTCAACCATGCTGAGTCAATCGAGCATACAACAACAAGCTAGCTTATCAGTTTTAAAGCTATCAATGGATTCTGCAAAGGTACAAGCACAAAATATGGCAGAGATGCTTCAACAGTCAACAAAAGCTATGGAGATGTCAGTAAATCCACACTTAGGTGGAAAGATTGATATTAGACTATAA
- a CDS encoding helix-turn-helix transcriptional regulator → MNFSERLKALREENNLTQSELAERLSISRQSVSNYEKGTRFPNDPKIILQISKLFDVSVDYLLGATSIRNFFKGCYRETDTKVKEEHSLYFSSKTKALEKLFVEVDDLSVDNINKITNCLKIFKEE, encoded by the coding sequence ATGAACTTTTCTGAACGACTCAAAGCCCTTAGAGAAGAAAACAACTTAACTCAAAGCGAATTAGCAGAAAGGTTGAGTATTAGTAGACAATCAGTTAGTAATTATGAGAAGGGAACCAGATTTCCAAATGATCCTAAGATTATTCTTCAAATTTCTAAGCTATTTGATGTTTCAGTAGACTATCTTCTTGGTGCAACTTCCATTAGGAATTTTTTCAAAGGCTGTTATAGAGAAACGGATACCAAAGTAAAAGAAGAACATTCTCTATATTTTTCAAGTAAAACTAAAGCCCTTGAGAAGTTGTTTGTTGAGGTGGATGATCTTTCAGTGGATAATATAAATAAAATAACAAACTGCTTAAAAATATTTAAAGAAGAGTAG
- a CDS encoding aminopeptidase, translating into MDTFNKKLDDYAKLCVKVGINIQPGEPLVINAPVEGVEFVRLVAKHAYEAGASEVHVNWNDGILTKLKYENAPMEVFENFPKWYADGLEDYAKKGAGFLSISAQDPELLKDADPKKIAANNKSSAIALKEWRKYTMNDINSWCVVSIPTKGWAKRVFPDVSEDEAVELLWDKIFSATRMDLDDPVAAWQEHLATLKQKMEFLNEKNFKELHYTSANGTNLTVKLPEGHIWIAGGGKNSKGTYFVANMPTEEVFTLPLKTGVDGVVYSTKPLNYGGKLIKDIKLTFKEGRVVDFEAKVGQEVLADLLDIDEGAKYLGEVALVPFDSPISNTNTVFLNTLFDENASCHFAFGKAYPTNLKGGENLTEAELEAHGVNNSLTHVDFMIGSSDLSIVGKTQDGEEIQIFENGNWAF; encoded by the coding sequence ATGGATACATTTAACAAAAAATTAGACGACTATGCAAAACTTTGTGTTAAGGTTGGAATTAACATTCAACCTGGAGAACCACTGGTAATTAATGCTCCTGTTGAAGGAGTAGAGTTTGTAAGACTAGTAGCTAAACATGCCTATGAGGCAGGTGCTAGCGAGGTACATGTCAATTGGAATGACGGAATATTAACTAAACTAAAATATGAAAACGCTCCTATGGAAGTCTTTGAAAACTTTCCGAAGTGGTACGCAGATGGTCTTGAAGATTATGCTAAAAAAGGTGCAGGATTTCTTTCCATATCTGCTCAAGACCCTGAGCTTTTAAAAGATGCAGATCCAAAGAAAATTGCAGCCAATAACAAATCATCTGCCATTGCATTAAAAGAGTGGAGAAAATATACCATGAATGACATTAATTCCTGGTGTGTTGTATCTATCCCAACAAAGGGCTGGGCAAAGAGAGTATTCCCAGATGTTTCAGAGGATGAAGCTGTAGAACTTCTCTGGGATAAAATATTCAGTGCAACTCGAATGGACTTAGATGATCCGGTTGCTGCATGGCAAGAACATTTGGCTACATTAAAACAAAAAATGGAGTTTTTAAACGAAAAGAATTTTAAAGAACTACACTATACTTCAGCTAATGGAACTAATCTAACTGTAAAGCTACCTGAAGGACATATTTGGATCGCTGGTGGCGGGAAAAATTCAAAGGGTACATATTTTGTTGCCAACATGCCTACTGAGGAAGTATTTACTTTGCCTCTAAAAACTGGTGTAGATGGTGTTGTATATAGTACAAAGCCCTTAAACTATGGTGGTAAATTAATAAAAGATATTAAGCTTACATTTAAAGAAGGAAGAGTTGTAGATTTTGAAGCTAAAGTAGGTCAAGAAGTTTTAGCTGATCTATTGGATATAGATGAGGGTGCAAAATACCTTGGCGAAGTAGCCTTGGTTCCATTTGATTCTCCTATATCTAATACTAATACAGTATTTTTAAATACATTGTTTGACGAAAATGCTTCCTGTCATTTTGCTTTTGGAAAAGCTTATCCAACAAACCTCAAAGGTGGAGAAAATTTGACTGAAGCAGAGCTAGAAGCCCACGGGGTAAATAATTCTCTAACCCATGTAGATTTTATGATTGGCTCATCAGATTTATCAATCGTTGGGAAAACACAGGATGGGGAAGAAATACAAATCTTTGAAAATGGAAATTGGGCTTTTTAG
- a CDS encoding alpha/beta hydrolase — MNKLIQKLRTSFFIVNKLYLLLIFLILTIEDLTLGFYYFLISVFIYAWKTLNSRVPINVNKKLEPKTYVYKKTKDKDLKLDIWLPSKNKGLTPLVFFCHGGGWISGFRNQPNNVSWCKYLASKGFAVASIDYRYGYRNTMKDILLDYTDALNYVRNNSKRLGVNKNNIVLMGLSAGGHLSLLYSTYHTFNKNKEAMSGVKGVVAYYAPTDLNDIFISESKSIFARFATNQTLKGIEAPKDDIYNYYSPISWVSEDMVPSLIVHGKLDTTVPFTSSIKFVSKLKQLNIKHDFLVHKKGGHSFDTRLKDMATVNILEKTVRFVKKVV; from the coding sequence ATGAATAAACTAATTCAAAAGCTTAGAACCTCTTTCTTTATTGTAAATAAGCTATATCTATTATTAATATTTCTCATTCTGACAATAGAAGACTTGACTCTAGGATTCTATTATTTCCTCATATCTGTTTTTATATATGCTTGGAAAACATTGAATTCAAGAGTGCCTATAAACGTAAACAAGAAACTCGAGCCAAAAACTTATGTATATAAAAAGACTAAGGATAAGGATCTAAAATTAGACATATGGCTCCCTTCAAAAAATAAGGGATTAACTCCCTTAGTATTTTTTTGTCATGGAGGAGGGTGGATTTCTGGATTTAGAAATCAGCCTAATAATGTTTCCTGGTGTAAGTACTTAGCATCTAAAGGCTTTGCTGTAGCTAGCATTGACTATAGATACGGCTATAGAAACACTATGAAGGATATACTGTTAGATTATACAGATGCATTGAATTATGTAAGAAATAATAGCAAAAGACTAGGTGTAAATAAGAATAATATAGTCTTAATGGGTCTATCTGCAGGTGGCCACCTTTCTTTATTATATTCTACTTATCATACTTTTAATAAGAACAAAGAAGCAATGTCTGGGGTTAAAGGAGTAGTAGCTTATTATGCCCCTACTGATTTGAATGACATCTTCATCTCTGAAAGCAAGTCCATATTTGCTAGATTTGCAACAAACCAGACATTAAAAGGCATAGAAGCTCCAAAGGATGATATATATAATTATTATTCTCCTATTAGCTGGGTTAGTGAGGATATGGTTCCATCCTTAATAGTTCATGGAAAATTAGATACTACTGTACCATTCACATCCTCTATAAAGTTTGTTTCAAAGTTAAAACAGCTTAATATTAAGCATGACTTTTTAGTTCACAAGAAAGGCGGACATTCCTTTGATACTAGGCTTAAGGATATGGCTACTGTGAATATATTGGAGAAGACTGTTAGATTTGTTAAGAAAGTTGTATAG
- a CDS encoding alpha/beta hydrolase — MEEGCFYMIIDFSYTKRKIDTVSGYIFKGRNYRCNYVRFQSLYRNCAPGTENVELYLFEPKKEVRASALILHGLGSKNVKYILWLGPHLANAGVSTSVLILPGNYTRVENKSVSGRSYLYPDMNIMYQFWEHGVVDTLSTIDMLEQSGSWKENNIIAGYCLGGMISTIVGTIDNRINHLLFMTTGGHMPRILHQSPATVFARKMFEKGYNAKYSLNDKKSLYSIYDEQFPEIKKMSYSDIITNEDIHPLFKIDPISYAHLLDMKKVTFIDAYFDHTLPVLSRKILHDEMANANTKVLPISHVNWLPFGYFLAKYMLHKLNFNSKEAKKALLAKEIIKNPLEK, encoded by the coding sequence ATGGAAGAGGGATGCTTTTATATGATTATTGACTTTTCATATACTAAAAGAAAAATTGATACTGTTTCTGGATACATATTTAAGGGAAGGAATTATAGATGTAATTATGTCAGATTCCAATCTTTATATAGGAATTGTGCTCCTGGAACTGAGAATGTTGAATTATATTTATTCGAGCCTAAAAAAGAAGTTAGAGCTTCTGCTCTCATACTCCATGGATTAGGCAGTAAGAATGTTAAATATATATTATGGCTAGGTCCTCACTTAGCCAACGCTGGTGTAAGTACAAGTGTATTAATATTGCCTGGCAATTATACTAGAGTAGAAAACAAGTCTGTCAGTGGTCGTAGCTACCTTTATCCTGATATGAATATAATGTATCAATTTTGGGAGCACGGAGTTGTAGACACATTGAGTACCATTGACATGCTAGAGCAATCTGGCTCTTGGAAAGAAAACAATATTATTGCTGGCTACTGCTTAGGTGGTATGATATCTACAATAGTTGGTACTATTGATAATAGAATTAATCATCTACTTTTTATGACAACTGGCGGACATATGCCTCGCATATTGCATCAATCACCTGCTACTGTATTTGCTAGAAAAATGTTTGAGAAGGGTTATAATGCAAAATATAGCCTAAATGATAAAAAGTCACTTTATAGCATATATGATGAGCAATTTCCAGAAATAAAAAAAATGTCCTATAGTGATATAATAACTAATGAGGATATTCATCCTTTATTTAAAATTGACCCTATTTCATATGCTCATCTACTTGATATGAAAAAGGTAACATTTATTGATGCATATTTTGATCATACTTTACCTGTACTGTCACGTAAAATACTACATGATGAAATGGCTAATGCCAATACAAAAGTGCTCCCAATAAGTCATGTGAATTGGTTACCATTTGGCTATTTTCTAGCCAAATACATGCTCCATAAGCTTAACTTCAATTCTAAGGAAGCAAAGAAGGCTTTATTAGCTAAGGAGATAATAAAGAATCCATTGGAAAAATAA
- a CDS encoding class I SAM-dependent methyltransferase → MGFYEELSRYYDIIFPAAPSTVEFIEKSANDRKYILDIACGTGNYAIELAKKGYIVDGVDLDSEMIKAGKKKAKAENLNINFTQGNMKDIKALFSDQKYDLIYCIGNSLVHLDSEDEIGQLINDISDITNDNGTLVIQIINYDRILDFNIDHLPTISRKEAGVEFVRNYVHDKVSGKILFNTEIHITNEDKTHKYENSVALFPLRKDALVNIVKNAGFNKIEVYGGFGKEEYFENSFATVLVARK, encoded by the coding sequence ATGGGTTTTTATGAAGAGCTTAGTAGGTATTATGATATTATATTTCCAGCTGCACCATCTACAGTTGAGTTCATAGAAAAATCAGCAAATGATAGAAAATATATCCTTGATATTGCTTGTGGAACAGGAAACTATGCAATTGAGCTAGCTAAAAAGGGGTATATAGTAGATGGAGTAGATCTTGATAGTGAAATGATTAAAGCTGGAAAAAAGAAAGCAAAAGCCGAGAACTTAAATATTAATTTTACCCAAGGAAATATGAAGGATATTAAAGCTTTATTCTCTGATCAAAAATATGACTTAATATATTGTATAGGTAATTCATTAGTTCATTTAGACAGTGAAGATGAGATTGGACAGCTGATTAATGATATATCAGATATAACAAATGATAATGGTACATTGGTCATCCAAATAATTAACTATGATAGAATTCTTGATTTTAATATTGATCACTTACCTACAATTAGTCGAAAAGAAGCTGGAGTAGAGTTTGTAAGAAATTATGTTCATGATAAAGTATCAGGAAAAATACTGTTTAATACTGAAATACATATAACTAATGAAGACAAAACACATAAATATGAGAATTCTGTAGCACTATTTCCACTAAGAAAGGATGCATTAGTTAATATAGTAAAAAACGCTGGATTTAATAAGATTGAAGTTTATGGTGGGTTTGGTAAAGAGGAATATTTTGAGAATTCTTTCGCTACTGTATTAGTGGCAAGAAAGTAG
- the amrA gene encoding AmmeMemoRadiSam system protein A: MGKISAFYTLPHPPIAIHEVGKGEEEKIQRTIDAFNIVAREIAQISPDTIIIVTPHGPLFNDAIALSYEESIKGDLGRFAAPQVKFDIKLDLSLTKKIIQYAGKEDIISVLMTEDIAKTYDMELELDHGTIVPLYFINKKYKDYNLVHITYGMLSKIQLYKFGMCVKKAVEDSDVNAVFVASGDLSHMLKEDGPYGYSPYGEKFDSEIISLLKEGDVSGIFNMDKTTIEKAGECGLRSYYIMLGAMNGCEFKGNLLSYENTFGVGYSIMNFFTKETNVNTYEILIDENRKRAKQKIQSSSPYLRLARESLTYFLASGKHMDIPSYVTEEMLTEKRGVFVSLKKEGQLRGCIGTVFPATENVANEIIRNAVEAGLYDPRFIAVTEGELEEIDFSVDVLTEPEKATMGELDPKKYGVIVRSRGKTGLLLPDLDGVDTVEEQLSIALQKAGIGKNEKYTIEKFEVIRYSEV; the protein is encoded by the coding sequence ATGGGTAAAATATCAGCATTTTACACCTTGCCTCATCCACCTATTGCAATTCATGAGGTAGGTAAGGGAGAAGAGGAGAAAATACAAAGGACTATTGATGCCTTTAATATAGTGGCAAGGGAAATTGCGCAAATATCACCAGACACTATAATAATAGTCACACCACATGGCCCCTTGTTCAATGATGCTATTGCATTATCCTACGAGGAAAGTATTAAAGGAGACCTAGGGAGATTTGCAGCTCCACAGGTTAAATTTGATATAAAGTTAGACTTGTCCTTAACTAAAAAAATAATCCAATATGCGGGAAAAGAGGATATTATATCAGTGCTTATGACTGAGGATATAGCAAAAACCTATGATATGGAGCTTGAACTAGACCATGGTACTATAGTGCCTTTGTATTTCATAAATAAAAAATATAAGGATTATAATTTAGTCCACATCACTTATGGTATGTTGTCAAAAATACAGCTATATAAGTTTGGAATGTGTGTCAAAAAAGCAGTAGAAGATAGTGATGTAAATGCAGTATTTGTTGCAAGTGGAGATTTATCACACATGCTTAAAGAAGATGGTCCCTATGGTTACAGTCCCTATGGTGAGAAATTTGACAGCGAAATAATATCCTTGCTAAAAGAAGGGGATGTTTCAGGTATATTTAACATGGATAAAACTACTATAGAAAAAGCTGGAGAGTGTGGCCTTCGTTCATATTATATTATGCTAGGAGCCATGAATGGATGTGAGTTTAAAGGAAATCTCCTATCCTATGAAAATACTTTTGGAGTAGGATATTCTATTATGAACTTTTTTACTAAGGAGACTAATGTAAACACTTACGAAATCTTGATTGACGAAAATAGGAAAAGAGCCAAGCAAAAAATCCAGTCATCTAGCCCATATTTAAGGCTTGCTCGTGAATCACTAACTTATTTCCTAGCTAGTGGTAAACACATGGATATTCCTTCCTATGTAACAGAGGAAATGCTGACAGAAAAAAGAGGAGTTTTCGTATCATTGAAAAAAGAAGGACAATTAAGAGGATGTATTGGAACTGTTTTTCCAGCCACTGAGAATGTAGCGAATGAGATAATCAGAAATGCTGTAGAAGCAGGACTATATGATCCTAGATTTATAGCTGTGACAGAAGGGGAGCTAGAAGAAATAGATTTTTCTGTAGATGTGCTTACAGAGCCTGAAAAAGCTACTATGGGAGAGCTAGACCCTAAGAAATACGGAGTAATAGTGAGAAGTAGAGGTAAAACTGGATTGTTGCTTCCTGATTTAGATGGGGTAGATACTGTAGAAGAACAGCTAAGTATTGCATTACAAAAGGCTGGTATAGGTAAGAATGAAAAATATACTATTGAAAAATTTGAAGTCATTAGATACAGTGAAGTGTAG
- the amrS gene encoding AmmeMemoRadiSam system radical SAM enzyme, with the protein MLREALFYKKHDDKIKCFLCPHNCNIPEGKHGLCGVRVNKEEILKTINYGEITSMAIDPIEKKPLYHFKPGGNILSVGSFGCNFSCDFCQNYSISKYKPDSKYILPEELIPICSSASDSIGIAFTYNEPSIWYEYVLDTSRQLKEKHPDLNVVLVTNGFIEEGPLVKLLPYIDAMNIDLKSFQNDYYRKTCGGEKDAVLKTIENSYKACHVEITTLLVNGLNDSEEEIKEIASYLAGLNKDIPLHLTRYFPSYKMEAPPTDIKTMLKAREIAAEYLNYVYLGNIPNTSASTYCPQCKTLLVERSGYYTKTFLEEERCPECDYEINIVL; encoded by the coding sequence TTGTTACGAGAGGCATTATTTTATAAAAAACATGATGATAAGATAAAGTGCTTCCTGTGTCCCCATAATTGCAATATACCAGAGGGAAAGCATGGACTATGTGGTGTTAGAGTCAATAAGGAGGAAATCTTAAAAACTATAAATTATGGGGAAATAACCTCTATGGCAATAGACCCTATAGAAAAAAAGCCACTTTATCATTTCAAACCAGGCGGCAATATATTGTCTGTAGGCAGCTTTGGATGTAACTTTTCCTGTGACTTCTGCCAAAATTATTCCATATCCAAGTATAAGCCTGATAGCAAATATATATTGCCTGAAGAGCTAATCCCAATATGCTCAAGTGCTAGTGATAGCATAGGTATAGCCTTCACTTATAATGAGCCATCTATATGGTATGAATATGTACTTGATACCTCGAGGCAGCTTAAAGAAAAGCATCCAGACCTAAATGTAGTACTTGTCACTAATGGTTTTATTGAAGAAGGGCCATTAGTAAAGCTTTTACCATATATAGATGCCATGAATATTGATTTAAAATCCTTCCAAAATGATTATTATAGAAAAACCTGTGGGGGAGAAAAAGATGCAGTGCTTAAGACTATTGAGAACTCGTACAAGGCATGTCATGTTGAGATAACTACATTACTTGTAAATGGGCTAAATGATTCTGAAGAGGAAATCAAAGAGATAGCATCTTATTTAGCAGGATTGAATAAGGACATTCCATTACACCTGACTAGATATTTTCCAAGCTATAAAATGGAGGCTCCACCTACAGACATAAAAACAATGCTAAAAGCTAGGGAAATAGCAGCTGAATATTTAAATTATGTATATTTAGGGAATATACCCAATACAAGTGCTTCCACCTATTGTCCTCAATGCAAAACCCTTTTAGTGGAGAGAAGTGGGTATTATACCAAGACATTTTTGGAAGAAGAAAGATGTCCAGAATGTGACTATGAAATAAATATTGTGTTATAA
- a CDS encoding response regulator transcription factor yields the protein MWEYNVLVVDDEDEIRDAIEIYLRNEGIKVFKAKDGLDGLMILEEEDIHLILMDIMMPRMDGIKATFKIRESKNIPIIMLSAKSEDTDKILGLNVGADDYITKPFNPMELVARVKSQLRRYINLGNYKQGEDEINVNGLILNKSTKMVTVDGEEIRLTPIEYKILELLMENRGRVFSIEEIYERVWKEPYFNSDNTVAVHIRRIREKIEINPKEPKYLKVVWGIGYKIEK from the coding sequence ATGTGGGAGTACAATGTACTTGTAGTAGATGATGAGGATGAAATAAGGGATGCCATAGAGATATATTTAAGAAACGAAGGAATTAAAGTTTTCAAGGCAAAGGACGGATTAGATGGACTGATGATATTAGAAGAGGAGGATATACATCTTATACTAATGGATATAATGATGCCTAGAATGGATGGGATAAAGGCTACATTTAAAATAAGAGAAAGTAAAAACATACCTATAATCATGCTTTCGGCAAAGTCTGAGGATACTGATAAAATACTGGGATTAAACGTAGGTGCAGATGACTATATTACTAAACCCTTTAACCCTATGGAGCTAGTGGCTAGAGTAAAGTCTCAGCTTAGAAGATATATTAATCTAGGAAATTATAAGCAAGGCGAAGATGAGATAAATGTAAATGGTCTTATATTAAATAAAAGCACCAAAATGGTAACTGTAGATGGAGAGGAGATTAGGCTTACTCCTATAGAATACAAGATACTTGAGCTTCTCATGGAAAATAGAGGAAGAGTGTTTTCTATTGAAGAAATATATGAGCGAGTTTGGAAGGAGCCATATTTTAATTCTGACAATACAGTAGCAGTCCATATAAGGAGAATAAGAGAAAAAATAGAAATAAACCCTAAAGAGCCTAAATATTTAAAGGTGGTGTGGGGGATTGGATACAAAATTGAAAAATAG